CGCGAGGACCGCGATCTCCGGCCCGATTCCCGCCGGGTCGCCCATCGTCACGGCGATTCGAGGCAGTGGCTGCGCGCCCATCCGTCCTTCCCTGTTCCCTAGCTCCGCAGCTTCCGGAGGATCTCCGCGATCTGCCTGTGGTGCTGCTTCTCGTGCCCGAGGACGATGAGGCACGGCCATTCGTAGAGGTTGATGTTGCCGAAGAGAAGATGCGGAAACTCGACGGTGCGCGGGTCCGCGCCCGCCAGCATCTCCAACGAAACCCGGGTCCGGGTCCGGACTTCCGCCGCCCGCGCAAACAGTTCTTCCTTGCCGATTTCTCCCTTCGGGATCGCCGCCTCCGGTGCCGTCGTAACCTTCTCGGGGGAAATCCCGGGAGGCCGCACCGCGAGGACCGAGTCATCGGCGGGATAGGGGGGCAGTTTCCCCGCGTTCTCCTTCAGGCACTTCCGGATCACCTTGCTCGTCCCCGTCTCCGCGATGAGCAGGTGCTCGAGGATCTCGGCGATCGACCACTCCCCGTCCACGCGAAGCGCGAGCTCGGCCTCGGTGAGCCCGCCCGCCATCTCGAGAGTGCGGCTTCGGGCCTCCTCCATCTCCTCCCACAGTTCCTTCAACTTGGTCGGCAGCATCTTCTTCGTCCCTTCAGAGCCGGATGTCGATGGAGGCGGCTTTCTTCAATTCCGCGAGGAGGTCGGCGTACGCCTTCTCGCTGCGGCGGTCCGCCAGCTCCTCCGTGAGCGTGCCCGAAAGCATTGCGAACTCCGGAAGGACGCCGCCGCGCCGTTCCTTCACGGTGATCAGGTACGCCCCGCCTTCCGTGAAGAAGGGAGAGGAGGTCTCCCCGGTACGCAGCTTCCGGATCTCCTTCTGGATCTCCGGCAGCAGATCGGCCTTCATGACGAAACCGGAGGACATCACGGAGGCCCCGTGGAGAGACGTCGAGAGAAGATCCGCCGCCTCGGCAAACGTTCTTCCGGAACGGACGTACTCGCCCGCCTGCTGCGCGGCGATCCGCAGCCGGACGTCCCGCTCGGTGCCCGCTTCATCGGGAGGAACCGGGAGGTGGAGGGTTTCCAGAAGAACCTCGCCCCCTTCCCGGAAGCGGTCGGCGTTCTCCCGGAAATAGGCCTTGACCTCCTCTTCGGTGACGGTCACGTCCTTGAGCTTTTTCGCCCGGACGATCGCCCCCCGCTCCATCTGCCAGCGCAGCCGGGCTCGATACCCCTGAAGGGTGATCCCGTCCCGCGCGAGGGCCTCCGAGAACTCGGCCTCCGTCAGGTTGTTGCTCTTCCGGATCGACTCCAAGGCGCGGGTGATCTCCGGATCGGAGACCGGCTGTCCGATCCTCGTCAGCTCCCGACGGACCAAGACCGAATCGACCAGCATCTCGACCCAAAAGAGGATCCGTCGGCTGTCCTTTTCCTCGCGGAGGTAGAGGTCGGCGTCCCCTACCGGGATGCCAAGCCCATCGGCCACTGCGTCGCGCACCTCGGAGAAGGTGACCGGATCCTCGCTGACGACGGCCACGACACCATCGATGACTCGCGCGTGGAGGACGGGGACCGGCACCACCGCGACGCCCAGTGCCATCAGGCCGACCAACAGAAATTTTCCCCTCATTATTTCCTGCCTCCCGCCAGCTGGTCGAGAATCGTCTCCTGGACCCGGATGTCCGCTTTCTCCACCTTCTGCGTCAGCCACGAGCGGAACGCTTCCTCCCGGCGGTCGCGCAGCAGTTCCTCGCGGATCTCCGGCGCCGCGGCGGCCAGCGTAAGCGTCCCGGCCGGTTCTTTCCGGACCACCTGGAAGAGGCTGTAACTTCCCTCCCGCGGGACAACCCGGCTGACGCCGCTTTCCGGAAGTAGGAAGAGCTCTGCGGCGATTTCGGGCGGAAGGTCCTCGCGTGTGACCTCTCCCAGTTCCGCCACCGTGGGCCGCACGGCGGCGTCGGAATTCCGGCGAAGGATTTCCTCCGGCGTCTCCCCTTCCCGGATCCGCTTGCGCGCATCGCGGGCATCCTCCTTGGAAGGGAACAGGAACTGGCGCACCCGGATCCGCTCCGGCCGGGAGAGCTGCCTGGCCCTCTGACGATAGGCCGCCTCCACTTCCTCCCCGGACACCGTGACGAGCGAATCGGCGATCGCTCCGGCCGCCTTCCGGTGCAGGAGGGAGCGCACCAGCTCCGCCCGCCAGCCGTCCATTTCCATACCGGCCTGGAGGAGCGCTTTTTCCAGGCCGCCGGACGGGAAATCGGAGCGGAACCGTTCGATCTCCTTTTCCACCTCGGAGCCGGTGACGGACACCCCCAGGCGCTCCCCTTCTTTCAAGACGACCGCACGGTCGATCAGGGTCCGCAGAGCCTCCTGAACTTCTCCGCGACTCGCGCTCCTGGCCGAAATGGAGGGCGTCAACCCGCGTCGGGCGGCAATCTCGCTCTTTAGGTCTTTCAGGGTGATGCGGGCGCCGTCGACGTCGGCGACGGCGACGTCGGCATCCGACCGGGGAGCGGGTTCGTGCGAGCATGAAAAAACGAGGGCCGTCAGAGCGGCGGCGGAAATCATCCGGAAAAGGATGCCAAGGGAAGGAGTGTCCCCCCTCACCGTCAGCGCCCACCACCCGGGGGGGATCCGGCGGGCTTTGCCGCCGGGCTTCCGGGACCCCGCGGAGACTCTGCCGCGGGCGAGGGCGACTTCGCTTCCGGCGTCACCAGCATCTGGATCTTTGCCTGTTTCTTCATCTGCGCCAGGAGCGTCTCGAACGCCTCCCGCTGCGCCTGCTCCCGGAGATCTGCAGCGATCTGTTCTTTCACCTCTTCGAACGGCTGCACCCCTGCGGGTCGTTTCTCTCTCACCAGAATCAGGTGGTAACCATAGGAGGTCTTGACCGGTCCCGTCACCTGCCCGGTCGGGGCGGCGAACGCCGCTTCCTCGAAAGCCTTGTCGAATTTCCCTTGCTCAATGAACCCGAGATCGGCCGCGATGCCTCCCTCCTTCGATGCGGTCTTTACTATCTCATCGAACGGCATCCCGTTTTTGGCCTTCCGGGCCATCTCCTCGGCCTTCGCCCGATTCTTGAACAGCACGTGGCTCACTTTGACCCGCTCGCCCATCTGGAAGCTCCCCTGGTTGGTGCCGTAGAACTTCTTCAGCGACTCGTCGGAGAGTCCTGGCGCCTTCTCCGTCACGTCGCGGAGAAGCGCCTCGAGGAGGATCGACCTTCGCGCCATGTTCAGGCGCTCGCGAACGTCTTCCCTGCGGTCCATGCCGCGGCGCAGCGCTTCCTGCATCAGGAGATCCCGGGTGATCAGGCTTTCGAGAAACTGCATCCGGCCCGACGGGGTGTCCAGGATCGGCCGGACGTAAGGAGGCAGCGATTTGGCCTCCTCATCCAGCATCGCCTCGGTGATGGGCTGGTCGTTGACCATCGCCAGGACCTTCTCCTGCTTCCCCTTCCCCGTCCCGCCGCAGGCCGAAAGGAACGGCACCATGAGAACGAGCAGCAGCCAGCCAAACTTTCGCATCCGTGAAATCTCCTTCCCTGGACCCGCAAGGCCCAACCTTCGAAAAATTATATGCTACGCCCCGGGGGGAAGCGGTTCAACAGGTTTTTGGCCGCGGAAAGCACGCCTTCCGGCGCATCCCCCGGGAACTTCATCGCCAGCACCTCCCCCCGCACGAACGAGAACGCCGCCTTCTCCCGGGTCACCCATTGCACCAGGAGGCGACGGTCGACCTCCGCCCGGTCCGAAAGCGTCAGATAGAGCGCCCCGTTCCCCCGCTTCAACTCGCGGACACCCGCCTCGCGCATCCGGACCCGGAGCCGGGAAAGATCGCACAGCGCCTTCGCCGGTGCGGGAAGGCGGCCGAAGCGGTCGAGCAGCTCCAGCTCGAGTTCGTCGGCCGCGTCCACCGTTTTCGCCATCGCCAGCCTCCTGTAGAACTCCAGCCGGACCCCCGCCTCGGGGAGGTAGTCGTCGGGCAGGAAGGCCGGAATCCTCAAGTCGAGCTCGGGCTCCTCCTCCTCGGCGACGGCCTTCCCGGAAAGCTCGGCCATCGACTCCGACAGGAGCTGGGTGTACAGCTCGTACCCCACCTGGTGGATCTGCCCGGACTGGTCCTTCCCCAGCAGGTTCCCCGCGCCGCGGATCTCCAGGTCGTGGGAGGCGATCTTGAACCCCGAGCCGAGCTCGGTCAGCTCCTCGAGCACGGCCAGCCGCTGCGTCGCGTGCCGCGTCATCGCCACGTCCTTCGGCAGGAGGAAGTAGGCGTAGGCGCGGTGCCGGTCCCGCCCCACCCTGCCGCGCAGCTGGTAGAGCTGGGCCAGGCCGAAACGGTGCGCCTGGTTGACGAGGATCGTGTTCGCGTTGGCGATGTCCAGCCCCGCCTCGATGATGGCGGTGCACAGGAGAAGATCGGTCCGCCTTGCCGCGAAGTCGTCCATCGCGTGGGAAAGCTCCTCCTCGTCCGTCTGCCCGTGCGCAACGCCGATCCGGACGTCGGGGAGGATCTCCCGCAGGTACCGCTCCATCGCCGGGAGGGACTGGACCCGGTTGTGGACGAAGAAGACCTGCCCGCCGCGCCGGACCTCCCGGTCGACGGCCTCGCGGATCGTCTCCTCCGAAAACGGCAGGACGAAGGTGCGGATCGAGAGACGGTCCTCCGGCGGCGTGGCGATGATGCTGATGTCGCGGATCCCCGAGAACGCCATGTGGAGCGTCCGGGGGATCGGGGTGGCCGAGAGGGTCAGCACGTCGACCGAGGCGCGCATTTTTTTGAGCCTCTCCTTGTGCGCTACGCCGAACCGCTGCTCCTCGTCGATGATCACGACTCCCAGGTTCCTGAAGGAGACGTCCTTCTGCAGGAGCCGGTGGGTACCGATGACGATGTCGACCAAGCCTCCGGCAAGATCCTTCGCCACCCTTGCCTGCCCTGCCTTCGATTGGAAGCGGGAAAGGTTCTCCACCCGCACGGGGTAGCCGGAGAGTCGCCTTCGGAAGGTCTGGTAGTGCTGCTCCGCCAGGACCGTGGTGGGGACGAGGACTGCCGCCTGGCGCCCGTCGAGCACCACTTTGAGCGCTGCGCGGATCGCCACTTCCGTCTTGCCGTACCCCACGTCCCCGCAAACGAGGCGGTCCATCGGCCGGGGCGACGTCAGGTCCCGAATCACCTCCTCGATCACCTTCTGCTGGTCCGGGGTCTCCTCGTGGTCGAAGGCCGCCTCGAACTCCCGGAAGACGGCGTCCGGGGGAACGGACGGCGGCCGGGTGGCCAGCTGTCGCTTCGCCTGGACGCCGATCAGGTCCTGGGCCATCGCGAGCAGGGAGTCGCGCACCCGCTGCTTGGCCCGCTGCCATGCGGTCCCTCCCAACCGCGCCAGCCGCGGCCGGTCTTCCTCGGAGGCGACGTACCGCTGGACGCGCGACATCTTCTCAACGGGCACGAAGAGGCGGTCACCGCCGGCGTACTCCAGCACGAGGAAATCCCCCTCCACGCCCGCGGCCTGACGGCGCAGAAGCCCCCGATAGACGCCAATGCCGTGGTCCACATGGACGGCCAGGTCGTTTACGCGCAGCTCCGTGAGCGAGAACTCCTCGACGGGAGGCGCGGCCTCCCGGCGGCCCTTGCGCACCCGGGCCTTTTCCCCGAAGACTTCCGCCTCGGTGACCACCGCCACGCCCAGCTCCGGGAACCGGAATCCGCGGGTCACCTCGGAACAGCAGAGGGCGATTCCCTTGCCCCCCTCGATCGAATCGGAAAGCGTCGCCCCGGAGGTCAGGGGGAGGGAGTACCGCCCCAGCAGCTCCTCCATCCGGTCGGATTGGGAGGGCGACAGGGACGTCACCACGAAACGGCTCCCCCGCTTCCACCACTCCTTCGCCTCGCCGGCAAGGGGGAAGAGAAGCCCTTCCGAGGCGGAGGTGACCGTGCTCCGCCGGATGTCCTCGTTCCCCTGCGCGTCGATCTCCCCCCGGACCGCGTCCTTTCGCCCGAAGGGGGCGACCTCGATGGAGTCGAAGCAGAGAACCGGAGCCTCCTGAAACTTCAGGAGGAGCTCCTGCGGCGGGACGAAGATCTCCGCGGGAGCCGGAAAGCCCTTTTCCTGTCCGGCCAGCAGATGGTTTTCCTCGGCGCCGGCGAAGACGTTTCGCGCGTGGAAGAGACATCCCGCCGTATCGACCGCGGCGATCACCGCCCCTTCTGGCAGATATTCGAACAGGGAGGCCGCCCGGCCGTAGAGGAGGGGAAGAATCGTCTCGATACCGTGATAGCGGATCCCCTGGCCGAGCGCGTCCCGGAAGGACTCGCCCGCTGTGGCGGCCGCCGCCGACAGATACTCCGGCCGGGTGATCACCTGGGAGCAGGGGATCACGATCAGCTCGCCCCCCTCCGAGCGGGTCCGCTGGGTCTTCGGGTCGAACCAGCGCAGCGACTCGATCCGGTCCCCGTCGAAGGTCAGGCGGGCCGGAAAGCCGTGGGCGGGGCTGCAGACCTCGACGATCCCTCCCCGGACGGAGAAGTCTCCCGCCTCCGCCGTCGAGGGAAGCCGCGCGTACCCGGTTTCGGAGAGGTGCCGGGAGAATTCTGCGACGTCGATCTCCATCCCCGCGGACACCCGGCGCATCGCCCCGAGAAACGCCTCCCGGGGAAGCGTCTTCTCGAGCGCCGCCTCCACGGGGGAGACCACAACGGACGGGCCGCCCTCCACCAGCCGATGAAGGGCCCGCATCCGGTCGTGGACCGCGGGTGCGTAGGGAGGCATCTCCTCGTAGGGGGCAACCTCCACGGAAGGGAAAAGGGCACACGATTTCTCCCCCAGGTACGCGGCAATTTCCCGGAAGCTCTCCTCCGCCTCCGCGACCGTGGGGGTGAGGAACAGGATCGGGCGCGCCAGACGCTTGAAGAGCGCCGAGACGAGAAACGTCCGGATGCCGACGGGGGCCCGCAGGACCTGCAGGCACGCCCGGTCCCGCGTTTCGAGGGCGCGAGCGAGATACTCGAAGGAAAGGGTCGGCGTGCGGGCAAGCATCCGTCGGATCCGTTCAGGAGGCGTCGCGGGGGACGCGGAGCATCGCCTCCAGGGCCGCGAGGGCCTTCTCCCGGATCTCCCGCGGTACCGTGACCTCGGGGGAGAGCGTCGCCAGCGCGTCCCGGACGTCCTCGAGCGTGGTGAGCTTCATGTTGGGGCAGATGAGAGCGCGGGAGGCCAGATGGAACTTCTTTCCGGGATTCTCCTTCCGGAGCCGGTAGAGGATCCCCATCTCCGTGCCCACGACGAACTCCTTCGCCGTCGACCGGCGGCAGTAGCCGTACATCCCCGAGGTGGACAGGACGGCGTCGGCCATCGCCACGACCTCCGGACGGCATTCGGGGTGAACGACGAGCAAGGCTTCCGGGTGCGCTCCCTTTGCCCTTGCGGTATCCGCCACCGTGAGCCGCTCGTGGGTGGGGCAATAGCCGTCCCACCAGGAAAGCCGCCGGCCGGAAACCTTCGCGACGTAGTGCGCCAGGTTCCGGTCGGGGACCATGAAGATCTCTTTTTCCGGAGGGACCGACCGGACGACGTTGACGGCGTTGCCCGAGGTGCAGCAGACATCGGAGAGCGCCTTCACCTCCGCCGACGAGTTGACGTAGGTCACCACGACGGCCCCGGGGTGGACGGTGCGCCATGCGCGCAGGTCGTCCGCCGTGATCATGTCGGCCATCGGGCAGCCGGCGTCCATCCGCGGCAGGAGGACGGTCTTCGCGGGCGACAAGATGGCGGCGCTCTCCGCCATGAAGTGGACGCCGCAGAAGACGATCACCTCCGCCCCCGACCGGGCCGCCTCCTGGCTCAATCCCAGGGAGTCCCCGGTGATGTCGGCGATCTCCTGGATCTCGTCCCGTTGGTAGTTGTGCGCCAGAAGGACGGCATTCCGCCGGGCCAAAAGCTCCCGGATCTCTTTTTTCAGCGCTCCCTGCTCCATCGTAGCGTTTTAGTCCCTTTCCGCGCGCAGCGCCCGGGCGAACAGCTCGTCCACCGCGGTTTTGGCGTCCTTCCCCTCGTGCAGGATCCGGTACACCTGCTCGGAGATCGGCATCGGCACCCCCGTCCGGCGGGACAGGTCGACCGCCGCCCGCGCGGTGTTGACCCCCTCCGCCACCATCTTCATCCCCGACAGGATCCCACGGACGCTCTCTCCCCTTCCGACGCGCATCCCGACCGTCCGGTTCCGCGACAAGTCCCCGGTGCAGGTCAACACGAGATCCCCAAGCCCCGAAAGCCCCGCGAACGTTTGCGGGCTGGCCCCCAGGCGCACCCCCAGCCGGGTGATCTCGGCCAGGCCGCGGGCGATAAGAAGGGAGCGGGCGTTGTGCCCGAACCCCAGCCCGTCGGACATGCCGGCGGCGATGGCCATCACGTTTTTCAACGCCCCGCCGATCTCGATGCCGACCACGTCGGTCTCCGCATAGACCCGGAACCGCTTCCCGGAGAAGGCGGCCTGCAGGACGGCGGTCACCTTTACGCTTGCCGCCGCCACCGTGGCGCCGGTCGGCTTCCCCTCCGCGACCTCCCGGGCGAAGGTCGGCCCCGAGAGCGCTGCCAGCCGGCCCGAAAACTCCGGCAGCTCTTCCGCGAGGACTTCGGTCATCCTCCGCAGGGTCCCGTTCTCCACCCCCTTGGCGAGCGATACCACGCAGGCGCCGGGGAAAAGATGTTTCGCTGCACCCCGCACCACCGCTCGCAGGTGATGGGAGGGGACCGCGACGGCCACGATCTCCCGGTCCAAAAGGGCCTCGGCCAGATCCATCGTCGGCCGTACCTTCGAGGGGACGGGGAACCCGGGCAGAAAGGTCCGATTTTCGCGCCCCTCCCGGATCTCCGCGTACACCCCCGGTTCGCGCACCCAGAGGGAGACGTCGCCGTGCCGCTCCGAAAGCATCGCGGCGAACGCGGTTCCCCACGACCCCCCCCCAACCACGGCAATCCGCGCTTCCCTTTCCTGCGCCATGTCCGCTCCCCTTCCGCCTTTCCCGCTCGAACGGCGGCTACCGGGCCTTCATCCGTTTCTTCAGACGGTCGATCTTCTCCGCGACATACGCCGGGTCCTCCCAGTCGTTTCGAATCGCCTCGTACTGCTCCACCGCGGCCCCCAGCTGCCCCGACCCCTCGAGCGCCTGCGCCATTCCCCAGCGCGCGCGGGTGATCGCCTTGCGGTCGGAGACAAGGTAAAAGAGCTTGCGGAATTCCCGGTCGGCCTCGAAGAACTTCCCCTGCGCCAGGTACGCGTATGCCAGCATCCACCGGCCCTCCGCGGCCCGCGGGAAGTCGGGGAACCTCTCCGTCAGCTCGGAGAGCGCGGCGACCTGCCGGGACGGGTCGGCCATGCCGCCGTAGGCCTTCGCGAGCAGGAGCAGCACCTCGTCCATCTCCGCGAACCTGGGGAATTGCCGCCGGATCGATTCGAGGTCCTCCGCCGCGGCGGCATAGTCGAGGAAATGCAGGAGGTGGATCTCTCCCTGGCGAAGCAGGGCCTGCGGCGCCTCCGCGGCTCTGGGGTAATTGAAAACGAGCGACTCGTAGGCCTCGAGGGCCGCCGGGTAGTTCCGGAAGAAGGACCCGAACAGCCCCCCCTGCCGCAACAATGCGATGGGTGCGTACCGCGACTGGGGGAACTCTTTGGGGATCGACCGGTATCCCGCCAGTGCGGACTCCATCTTCTGCTCCAGCAGCGCCTTTTCCGCCGCCTCAAACCGCTCCCGGGCCGGGTCCGTGCAGGCCGGGAGGGCGAGGAGACCCAGGCAGAGCCAGATGACACCGAACGATCTTGCCATCGCGCGTTCCGGCCTATTCCTCCTTTTCCGCCAAACGGGCCAGCGAGGCGACGCGCTCGTTCTCCTGCAGCCCGATCAGGCGGACCCCCTGGGTGTTCCGGCCGATGACGCGAATCTCATCGACGGCCATCCGGATGATCTTGCCGGAGTCGGTGATCAGCATTACGTCGTCGCCTTCCGACACCTGCGCCACCCCGACGATCGCCCCGGTCTTCTCGGTGACCTTGAGGGTAATGACCCCCTTCCCGCCCCGGGACTGGACCCGGTATTCCTCGATGCCGGTGCGCTTGCCGAACCCGTTCTCCGTCGCCGTGAGGAGCATCCCCTGGGGACGGAGGATCTCCATGCCGACGACCGCGTCCCCCTTCTCCAGGTCGATCCCCCGGACCCCCACGGCGGCCCGGCCCATGGCGCGGACGTCTTCCTCGCGGAACCGGATCGACATCCCGTGCCGGGTGGAGAGGAAGACCTCGTCCTGCCCCGACGTGATCGCCGTGGCGATCAGCTGGTCGCCCTCGTTCAAGCCCATGGCGATGATGCCTCCCGCCCGCGGCCGGGAGTATTCCATGAGCTCCGTCTTCTTGATGACCCCCTGGGCGGTCGCCGTCACCACGTGTTTCCCCTCCACGAACTCCTTGACCGGCAGGATCGTGGAGATCGATTCCCCCGGCGACAGGGACAGGAGATTCACGATGGCCCGACCCTTGGCGGCGCGGCTGGCCTCCGGCAGCTCGTGGACCTTGAGCCAGTACACCTTTCCGGTGTTGGAAAAGAACATGATGTAGGTGTGCATGGAGGCGATGAAGACGCTCTCGACGAAGTCCTCTTCCTTCGTCCCCATCCCCACCTTGCCCCGGCCCCCGCGGCGCTGCGTCCGATAGAGGCTGATCGGATTGCGCTTGATGTACCCCGTGTGGGATACGGTAACCACCATCTCCTCGTCGACGATGAGGTCCTCGAGCCGGATGTCCTTCGTCTCCCGGACGATCTGCGAGCGGCGCAGGTCGGCGTAGGCCTTGTGGATCTCCCGGAACTCGTCCGCGACGACCCGTAGAAGCTCCTTCTCCTCCGCCAGGATCTTTTTCAGCCCGGCGATTTCCGCCTTAACGTCCTTCAATTCCTGGAGGATCTTCTCCCGCTCGAGGCCGGTCAGCCGCTGCAGCCGCATGTCGAGGATCGCCTGCGCCTGGATCTCCGTCAGGCCGAACTTCGCCACAAGGCCTTCCTTGGCTTCCTTGGGATCCTTCGACCTCCGGATGAGCTGGATCACCGCGTCCAGGTGGTCCAGCGCGATCTTCAGGCCCTCCAGAATGTGAACCCGGGCCTCGGCTTTCTTGAGCAGGAACAGGGTCCGGCGGGTGACGACCTCCCTGCGGAACGCCAGGAACTCCTCCAGCATCTGCTTGAGGCTGAGCGTGCGGGGCTGGTTCTGGACGATCGCCAGTAGCTGCACGCCGAAGGAGGTCTGCAACTGCGTCTGCTTGTAGAGGTTGTTCAAGACCACTTCGGAGATGGCGTCCTTCTTCAGTTCGACGACCACCCGCATGCCGTCGCGGTCGGACTCGTCCCGGATGTCGGAGATCTCCTCGATCTCCTTGTTCCGCGCCAGGTCCGCGATCTTCTCGATGAGACGCGCCTTGTTCACCTGGTAGGGAATCTCGGTGATGACGATCGACTCGCGGTCCCCCTTCTTCGCCTTCTCGATGAACGCGCGGGCCCGGATCTGCACGCTGCCTCGCCCCGTGCGGTACGCCTCCCGGACCCCATCCAGCCCGTAGAGGATCCCGCCCGTGGGGAAGTCGGGCGCGGGGATGCATTCCATCAGCTCGTCGACCGTGATCTCCGGGTTGGCGATGAGGGCGACCAGGGCGTCCAGCACCTCCCCGAGGTTGTGGGGCGGGATGGAGGTGGCCATCCCGACCGCGATTCCCGCGCTGCCGTTCACCAGCAGGTTGGGGATGCGCGCCGGCAGGACGC
Above is a genomic segment from Deltaproteobacteria bacterium RBG_16_64_85 containing:
- a CDS encoding quinolinate synthase, which codes for MEQGALKKEIRELLARRNAVLLAHNYQRDEIQEIADITGDSLGLSQEAARSGAEVIVFCGVHFMAESAAILSPAKTVLLPRMDAGCPMADMITADDLRAWRTVHPGAVVVTYVNSSAEVKALSDVCCTSGNAVNVVRSVPPEKEIFMVPDRNLAHYVAKVSGRRLSWWDGYCPTHERLTVADTARAKGAHPEALLVVHPECRPEVVAMADAVLSTSGMYGYCRRSTAKEFVVGTEMGILYRLRKENPGKKFHLASRALICPNMKLTTLEDVRDALATLSPEVTVPREIREKALAALEAMLRVPRDAS
- a CDS encoding transcription-repair coupling factor, whose amino-acid sequence is MLARTPTLSFEYLARALETRDRACLQVLRAPVGIRTFLVSALFKRLARPILFLTPTVAEAEESFREIAAYLGEKSCALFPSVEVAPYEEMPPYAPAVHDRMRALHRLVEGGPSVVVSPVEAALEKTLPREAFLGAMRRVSAGMEIDVAEFSRHLSETGYARLPSTAEAGDFSVRGGIVEVCSPAHGFPARLTFDGDRIESLRWFDPKTQRTRSEGGELIVIPCSQVITRPEYLSAAAATAGESFRDALGQGIRYHGIETILPLLYGRAASLFEYLPEGAVIAAVDTAGCLFHARNVFAGAEENHLLAGQEKGFPAPAEIFVPPQELLLKFQEAPVLCFDSIEVAPFGRKDAVRGEIDAQGNEDIRRSTVTSASEGLLFPLAGEAKEWWKRGSRFVVTSLSPSQSDRMEELLGRYSLPLTSGATLSDSIEGGKGIALCCSEVTRGFRFPELGVAVVTEAEVFGEKARVRKGRREAAPPVEEFSLTELRVNDLAVHVDHGIGVYRGLLRRQAAGVEGDFLVLEYAGGDRLFVPVEKMSRVQRYVASEEDRPRLARLGGTAWQRAKQRVRDSLLAMAQDLIGVQAKRQLATRPPSVPPDAVFREFEAAFDHEETPDQQKVIEEVIRDLTSPRPMDRLVCGDVGYGKTEVAIRAALKVVLDGRQAAVLVPTTVLAEQHYQTFRRRLSGYPVRVENLSRFQSKAGQARVAKDLAGGLVDIVIGTHRLLQKDVSFRNLGVVIIDEEQRFGVAHKERLKKMRASVDVLTLSATPIPRTLHMAFSGIRDISIIATPPEDRLSIRTFVLPFSEETIREAVDREVRRGGQVFFVHNRVQSLPAMERYLREILPDVRIGVAHGQTDEEELSHAMDDFAARRTDLLLCTAIIEAGLDIANANTILVNQAHRFGLAQLYQLRGRVGRDRHRAYAYFLLPKDVAMTRHATQRLAVLEELTELGSGFKIASHDLEIRGAGNLLGKDQSGQIHQVGYELYTQLLSESMAELSGKAVAEEEEPELDLRIPAFLPDDYLPEAGVRLEFYRRLAMAKTVDAADELELELLDRFGRLPAPAKALCDLSRLRVRMREAGVRELKRGNGALYLTLSDRAEVDRRLLVQWVTREKAAFSFVRGEVLAMKFPGDAPEGVLSAAKNLLNRFPPGRSI
- a CDS encoding glycerol-3-phosphate dehydrogenase; amino-acid sequence: MAQEREARIAVVGGGSWGTAFAAMLSERHGDVSLWVREPGVYAEIREGRENRTFLPGFPVPSKVRPTMDLAEALLDREIVAVAVPSHHLRAVVRGAAKHLFPGACVVSLAKGVENGTLRRMTEVLAEELPEFSGRLAALSGPTFAREVAEGKPTGATVAAASVKVTAVLQAAFSGKRFRVYAETDVVGIEIGGALKNVMAIAAGMSDGLGFGHNARSLLIARGLAEITRLGVRLGASPQTFAGLSGLGDLVLTCTGDLSRNRTVGMRVGRGESVRGILSGMKMVAEGVNTARAAVDLSRRTGVPMPISEQVYRILHEGKDAKTAVDELFARALRAERD
- a CDS encoding DNA gyrase subunit A, with amino-acid sequence MELFSRPAQRRTVQDEMCRSYLDYAMSVIVGRALPDVRDGLKPVQRRILYAMYELGNEYGKPHKKSARIVGDVIGKYHPHGDTAVYDALVRMVQDFSLRYPLVDGQGNFGSVDGDSAAAMRYTEIRMAKIASELLSDLDKETVETTPNYDGSLTEPRVLPARIPNLLVNGSAGIAVGMATSIPPHNLGEVLDALVALIANPEITVDELMECIPAPDFPTGGILYGLDGVREAYRTGRGSVQIRARAFIEKAKKGDRESIVITEIPYQVNKARLIEKIADLARNKEIEEISDIRDESDRDGMRVVVELKKDAISEVVLNNLYKQTQLQTSFGVQLLAIVQNQPRTLSLKQMLEEFLAFRREVVTRRTLFLLKKAEARVHILEGLKIALDHLDAVIQLIRRSKDPKEAKEGLVAKFGLTEIQAQAILDMRLQRLTGLEREKILQELKDVKAEIAGLKKILAEEKELLRVVADEFREIHKAYADLRRSQIVRETKDIRLEDLIVDEEMVVTVSHTGYIKRNPISLYRTQRRGGRGKVGMGTKEEDFVESVFIASMHTYIMFFSNTGKVYWLKVHELPEASRAAKGRAIVNLLSLSPGESISTILPVKEFVEGKHVVTATAQGVIKKTELMEYSRPRAGGIIAMGLNEGDQLIATAITSGQDEVFLSTRHGMSIRFREEDVRAMGRAAVGVRGIDLEKGDAVVGMEILRPQGMLLTATENGFGKRTGIEEYRVQSRGGKGVITLKVTEKTGAIVGVAQVSEGDDVMLITDSGKIIRMAVDEIRVIGRNTQGVRLIGLQENERVASLARLAEKEE